A portion of the Sphingorhabdus pulchriflava genome contains these proteins:
- a CDS encoding DegT/DnrJ/EryC1/StrS family aminotransferase — translation MSKPGFREWLAVGKALRGKNLLRHEGPYQLTTGFERHFAEHMGSSHALALTSGTVGLHAAMTAIGVGPGDEVIVPAYTWIATAAAPALAGAVPVLADIDETLTIDPVDLERKITPNTKAIIPVHMVNAPCNMDAIMDIARRHSLMVVEDACQAVGVEYKGRKCGSFGKVGVYSFNHYKNMTIGEGGAVVTDDPALFSRLMNFHDLGIWARDGYEAGNTPAFLASHSRVTEVQGAMLDVQLSRLSRSIKRIKRNRKAIEQVLRDSGEFRISPHNDPDNAATMTVSFETEAEAEAFAQRPGVHRIYDNSKHVYTNWDPILNQRTAHPAMNPWAWARRHISYDEHSCTRTLDIMRRTCRITINPGWSTIVARTLAKNLWTPNAQARTAYGIIARLKGA, via the coding sequence ATGAGCAAACCAGGTTTCAGAGAGTGGCTTGCAGTTGGCAAGGCGTTGCGCGGCAAAAACCTGCTCCGCCACGAGGGGCCATACCAGTTAACAACCGGATTCGAGCGACATTTTGCCGAACACATGGGATCAAGCCACGCATTGGCACTGACCAGCGGTACTGTGGGATTGCACGCTGCGATGACGGCGATCGGGGTCGGCCCGGGCGATGAAGTGATTGTTCCAGCCTACACTTGGATTGCCACCGCGGCGGCCCCGGCGCTTGCAGGTGCAGTGCCCGTATTGGCCGACATCGACGAGACGCTGACGATCGATCCAGTCGATCTTGAACGCAAGATAACCCCAAACACCAAAGCGATTATTCCCGTCCACATGGTCAACGCGCCCTGCAACATGGACGCGATCATGGACATCGCCCGGCGACATTCGCTGATGGTGGTAGAGGATGCCTGCCAGGCAGTTGGGGTCGAGTATAAAGGCCGCAAGTGCGGCTCCTTTGGCAAAGTGGGAGTGTACAGTTTCAACCACTACAAGAATATGACGATTGGAGAGGGCGGTGCAGTTGTGACCGACGATCCGGCGCTTTTTTCGAGGCTAATGAATTTTCACGATCTGGGGATTTGGGCCCGTGACGGCTATGAGGCAGGTAACACCCCCGCATTCCTTGCATCCCACTCGCGGGTAACCGAGGTCCAAGGGGCGATGCTTGACGTGCAGCTTTCTAGGTTGTCGCGCAGTATCAAGCGGATCAAGCGCAACCGGAAGGCAATCGAGCAGGTTTTGCGAGACTCCGGAGAATTCCGGATATCGCCTCATAATGATCCGGACAATGCAGCAACAATGACCGTCAGTTTCGAAACCGAGGCCGAGGCCGAGGCGTTTGCCCAACGTCCGGGTGTGCATCGGATTTATGACAATTCCAAGCATGTCTACACGAACTGGGATCCGATCCTCAATCAGCGAACCGCGCACCCCGCGATGAACCCGTGGGCCTGGGCCAGACGTCACATCAGCTATGACGAACATTCTTGCACGCGCACGCTGGATATCATGCGGCGCACTTGCCGTATTACGATCAATCCTGGCTGGTCGACGATAGTTGCGCGCACATTGGCGAAGAATCTTTGGACGCCAAACGCCCAAGCGAGAACAGCCTACGGCATTATCGCCAGACTCAAGGGTGCATAG
- a CDS encoding ABC transporter permease, whose amino-acid sequence MNRLKLMLENCLRDLKGSDGSISMATQTVLLLFLLTLTLTSASIQHYLADNLNQMLGSDLVVESHAPLKHDAEVALRSLAPRLSVTQLNDITLTHMGKWARVRLKLIDDAYPLQGNLQIGDTPVATQRAVDQGPKVGEIWIDSRLATMLRTQVGDTLTIGGTDLRVSAILFHEPDRIMEGHSTTQRAMVHTNSLNDASIDNSVRRTRYLVTADASQQRAIENWARTALPGASVIKKIGGQHPLANFWQRTENFIGLASVILFFMGAVALDMTNRRWLAKMRYRLAIYASFGTRTRTGMLMALGEWLAGFILSAVLATILATLAFILIVGQLQSYFPGIETAWHWWPASKTIGLVFLLLLTLQVPSFIQLSRASLLALIRNASESSHVWHRLFLSVTSVALLAAAYSDNWLLTGMTLAAITAALILMVALTWTVIRLGDLWGRRRTGLLPFAFFMMRQRLFAKSAQVLGLGLCGLLLLFTLMLMRDLGSTMEGYSRSHDGNLLISEAQTEQIDAINRWAEITGSSVRSLRPFMPAQLVAVNGKTLADHARNPSDTLTTLKDPIRLSWTETIPANNRLAGGTWWSAGVGDWRQISAESEVMTDMGLRYGDKLTYQIRGKTYDFTLVASHTYQPGAGSITFWFQVPLSARAHIDAPTRYMGSMELPEHAWDALAGLWQQYPTLSLVPLRELTERFDRTLGIVTKLTSGYAAMVLLLALFVLAASVSGFSADDRQKNGLLMSMGFRETDCLLLNFHDWGVTALIAAAGAIAGTWSAGLLIYQAQFNLTYNPDISWVVGMVFAMVVTVCLVGYIACRQSLKVSVRDLLAT is encoded by the coding sequence ATGAACAGATTGAAACTGATGCTCGAGAATTGCTTGCGTGATCTCAAGGGCAGCGACGGCAGCATCAGCATGGCTACGCAAACTGTCCTGCTTTTATTCCTTTTGACACTGACGCTTACCAGCGCGTCGATCCAACACTATCTCGCCGACAATCTTAATCAGATGCTTGGTTCGGATCTGGTGGTTGAAAGCCATGCTCCACTAAAGCACGACGCCGAAGTCGCGCTTCGGTCCCTGGCACCACGCTTATCGGTGACGCAGTTGAACGACATTACCCTTACTCATATGGGCAAATGGGCGCGCGTTCGATTGAAGCTTATCGATGACGCCTACCCGTTGCAGGGCAATCTTCAGATTGGCGACACCCCCGTAGCGACCCAACGCGCCGTCGATCAGGGCCCAAAGGTCGGCGAGATTTGGATCGATTCCCGGCTCGCTACCATGCTGCGTACGCAAGTCGGCGACACTCTCACCATCGGTGGCACGGACTTGCGAGTCAGCGCCATTCTGTTTCATGAACCCGACCGCATCATGGAAGGTCATAGCACAACCCAGAGAGCTATGGTGCACACCAATAGCCTCAATGACGCATCAATCGACAACAGCGTTAGGCGCACGCGCTATCTGGTTACCGCGGATGCAAGCCAGCAAAGGGCGATAGAAAACTGGGCACGCACCGCCCTGCCCGGCGCAAGTGTGATCAAGAAAATCGGCGGACAACACCCTCTCGCAAACTTCTGGCAGCGGACAGAAAATTTCATTGGGCTGGCGTCCGTAATCCTGTTTTTCATGGGCGCTGTGGCTCTCGACATGACCAACCGCCGCTGGCTTGCTAAAATGCGCTATCGGCTCGCAATCTATGCAAGCTTCGGAACCCGCACACGCACCGGCATGTTGATGGCGCTTGGAGAATGGCTGGCCGGCTTTATCCTGTCTGCCGTCCTCGCCACTATACTGGCCACGCTAGCCTTCATCTTGATCGTTGGCCAATTGCAAAGCTATTTCCCGGGAATTGAAACGGCATGGCATTGGTGGCCTGCGTCGAAGACGATCGGATTGGTTTTTCTACTGCTGCTCACACTGCAGGTTCCCAGCTTCATTCAGCTGTCCCGCGCCTCGCTTCTTGCGCTCATTCGCAATGCTTCCGAAAGCAGCCACGTGTGGCATCGGTTATTCTTGAGCGTTACATCAGTAGCGCTACTCGCCGCTGCCTATTCCGACAATTGGCTGCTGACCGGGATGACGCTCGCCGCCATCACTGCTGCGCTTATTCTAATGGTGGCTCTGACCTGGACCGTCATTCGGCTAGGTGATCTGTGGGGACGCCGACGCACCGGTCTGCTGCCATTCGCCTTTTTCATGATGCGCCAGCGTCTGTTTGCCAAATCGGCGCAGGTTCTGGGGCTGGGTCTGTGCGGGCTACTCCTGCTCTTCACGCTAATGCTGATGCGCGATCTGGGCTCGACGATGGAAGGCTATAGCCGCAGCCATGATGGCAACCTTCTGATCTCGGAAGCCCAAACAGAGCAGATTGACGCAATCAATCGTTGGGCTGAAATAACTGGCAGCAGTGTCCGTTCGCTGCGCCCTTTTATGCCTGCTCAGCTTGTTGCCGTAAATGGCAAAACCCTTGCAGACCATGCCCGGAATCCCAGCGACACACTTACCACACTCAAAGATCCGATCCGGCTAAGCTGGACAGAAACCATACCTGCAAACAACCGTCTTGCCGGCGGCACCTGGTGGTCGGCGGGCGTAGGCGATTGGCGCCAGATTTCCGCCGAATCCGAAGTCATGACTGACATGGGGCTGCGCTATGGTGATAAACTAACCTACCAGATCCGCGGCAAGACCTACGACTTTACCCTAGTGGCAAGCCACACTTACCAGCCAGGCGCTGGATCGATCACTTTCTGGTTCCAGGTTCCTTTGTCAGCCAGGGCGCATATTGATGCCCCAACGCGTTACATGGGAAGCATGGAACTGCCAGAACATGCATGGGATGCGCTTGCTGGCCTGTGGCAGCAATATCCGACTCTCTCGCTTGTACCGCTTCGGGAACTGACCGAACGATTTGACCGAACACTTGGGATCGTCACGAAATTAACAAGCGGCTATGCGGCCATGGTGCTATTGTTGGCGCTCTTTGTGCTCGCTGCGTCAGTAAGTGGTTTCAGCGCCGATGACCGGCAGAAAAATGGCCTGCTGATGAGCATGGGATTTAGGGAAACAGATTGCCTGCTGCTGAATTTCCATGATTGGGGCGTGACCGCCCTGATCGCCGCCGCTGGTGCTATTGCAGGCACTTGGAGCGCGGGATTGCTGATCTATCAAGCCCAGTTCAATCTGACATACAACCCGGACATTTCGTGGGTCGTGGGGATGGTCTTTGCAATGGTCGTGACCGTGTGCCTTGTGGGCTATATCGCTTGTCGCCAAAGCCTGAAGGTCTCGGTTCGGGATCTGCTGGCTACATAG
- a CDS encoding xanthine dehydrogenase family protein molybdopterin-binding subunit, with protein sequence MMADNPNPAVEETTAAPAEKKGVKRRAFLIGGVAVVGAGLFGIKLADSNAAKKAVALTQGEGEHVFATWLKIAEDDQITIYSPHTDIGQGSNTGLAQMLAEELDAAWDKVKLVSAPAEPSFANTGLGRGFLAEMTGQPGIVEGIPQSFLSFIARSMNLQITGGSSALRFTGQKTFQMVGAATRAALVEVAAKRLAVPAGELSTADSRVLHAKSGKSLRYGELAAEAATLSQDSDPKLKNPKNYRIMGQSMPRLDLPAKVDGSAQYGMDFTVPDMRIATIMAAPVRGGKLTSVDAAPAMAVKGVEKVIKLDNAVAVVAKGYWPALSGLRSLSPQFSDGGNAGFSTTSIFKAYDDLIAKGEPDGEAGEGDVKAALGAKPIEAKYQVPFLHHAMMEPFALTAHHRDGKLDIWGGMQDPLASKMLAAEVSGLDADNVTFHSMLIGGSFGRRLPMYMEIVEQVTKLAMQLPYPVKLIWSREEEVQQGAYRPQSAAVLKAAIGKDGKIAAFLNDYAQTESAESETTFIYDLPVVARRHYEYASNQQTGAWRSVNSTQQGFYNESFMDELAYAAKVDPVEFRRRHLKPGSRHLKVLDEVAKRSGWGTSTPEGVGRGVAIVESFKTIVAHVIEASVKEDGSPKVLKVTTVVDAGSIVNPDGAAAQIEGGTIMGLSSAIGEAITLDKGVVQQSNLTDYPILKLADAPPVHDIHFIESGAPMGGMGEPGVPPAAPALANALFALTGKRIRSLPILTQAKV encoded by the coding sequence ATGATGGCAGACAATCCCAATCCAGCCGTTGAAGAAACTACCGCCGCTCCTGCCGAGAAAAAGGGCGTCAAACGCCGCGCCTTCCTGATCGGTGGTGTCGCCGTTGTCGGTGCCGGGCTTTTCGGCATCAAGCTGGCGGACAGTAATGCCGCCAAAAAAGCAGTCGCGCTGACACAGGGTGAAGGCGAGCATGTGTTCGCGACCTGGCTGAAAATCGCTGAAGACGACCAGATCACAATCTACTCGCCGCATACCGATATCGGGCAAGGGTCAAACACCGGCCTCGCCCAGATGCTCGCCGAGGAACTCGATGCGGCATGGGACAAGGTCAAGCTGGTATCGGCCCCGGCCGAACCGTCCTTTGCCAATACCGGTCTTGGGCGCGGTTTCCTTGCCGAGATGACCGGACAGCCGGGCATTGTTGAGGGCATTCCGCAATCCTTCCTCTCCTTCATCGCGCGTTCGATGAACCTGCAGATCACCGGCGGGTCGTCGGCGCTGCGCTTTACCGGGCAAAAAACTTTCCAGATGGTCGGCGCGGCGACACGCGCGGCGCTGGTCGAGGTGGCAGCCAAGCGGCTGGCTGTGCCTGCGGGCGAACTGTCCACGGCAGACAGTAGGGTGCTCCATGCCAAATCGGGCAAGTCGCTGCGCTATGGTGAATTGGCGGCAGAGGCAGCGACGCTGTCGCAAGATAGCGATCCGAAGCTCAAAAACCCCAAAAATTACCGAATAATGGGCCAATCGATGCCACGGCTGGATTTGCCCGCCAAGGTCGATGGCAGCGCACAATATGGCATGGACTTCACCGTCCCCGACATGCGCATTGCGACGATCATGGCCGCACCGGTGCGCGGCGGCAAACTGACCTCGGTAGATGCAGCCCCCGCAATGGCTGTGAAGGGCGTCGAGAAGGTCATCAAACTCGACAATGCCGTGGCGGTGGTCGCCAAGGGCTATTGGCCCGCACTTTCCGGCCTGCGCTCGCTCTCGCCGCAGTTCAGCGATGGCGGCAATGCCGGTTTCTCGACCACGTCAATCTTCAAGGCCTATGACGACCTGATCGCCAAGGGCGAACCCGATGGCGAGGCGGGCGAAGGCGATGTCAAGGCAGCACTCGGCGCGAAACCCATTGAAGCCAAATATCAGGTGCCCTTCCTCCACCATGCGATGATGGAGCCCTTTGCGCTCACCGCGCATCACAGGGATGGCAAGCTCGATATTTGGGGCGGGATGCAAGATCCACTGGCTTCAAAGATGCTTGCGGCAGAGGTTTCGGGTCTTGATGCCGACAATGTCACCTTCCACTCGATGCTGATCGGCGGCAGTTTCGGCCGACGTCTGCCCATGTATATGGAAATCGTCGAACAGGTGACCAAGCTGGCGATGCAGCTGCCCTATCCGGTCAAGCTGATCTGGAGCCGTGAGGAAGAGGTGCAGCAAGGCGCCTATCGCCCGCAAAGCGCCGCGGTGCTCAAAGCCGCGATTGGCAAGGACGGCAAGATTGCCGCTTTCCTCAACGACTATGCACAGACCGAGAGTGCGGAAAGCGAAACGACCTTTATCTATGACCTGCCCGTGGTGGCGCGGCGGCATTATGAATATGCATCGAACCAGCAGACCGGTGCATGGCGCTCGGTCAATTCGACCCAGCAAGGCTTTTACAATGAAAGCTTCATGGACGAACTGGCGTATGCCGCGAAGGTCGATCCGGTCGAGTTCCGCCGCCGTCACCTAAAACCGGGCTCACGCCACCTGAAAGTGCTCGACGAGGTAGCCAAGCGTAGCGGTTGGGGTACGTCAACGCCCGAGGGCGTCGGCCGAGGGGTGGCGATTGTCGAAAGCTTCAAGACCATCGTCGCGCATGTGATTGAGGCATCGGTCAAGGAAGATGGCAGCCCCAAGGTGCTCAAAGTGACGACGGTTGTCGACGCAGGCAGCATCGTCAATCCTGATGGCGCGGCGGCGCAGATCGAGGGCGGTACGATCATGGGCCTGTCATCGGCGATTGGAGAGGCAATCACGCTCGACAAGGGCGTGGTGCAGCAAAGTAACCTCACCGACTATCCGATCCTGAAGCTGGCTGATGCACCCCCGGTGCACGACATCCATTTCATCGAAAGCGGCGCGCCTATGGGCGGTATGGGGGAGCCGGGAGTTCCACCGGCGGCACCGGCATTGGCCAATGCACTGTTTGCGTTGACGGGTAAGCGGATCAGGTCGCTGCCGATCTTAACACAGGCGAAAGTTTGA
- a CDS encoding C39 family peptidase, with translation MRAKIALMAVVCAVTTSPLVAGTVGLTPDTAGANYRIRTMSWAEIPFRSVIRQQYDFSCGSAAVATLLTYHYGIKTPEIDSFKAMWAKGDQGKIRQLGFSMLDMKSYLQTRGLKAQGYRFKVADIAKANQPGIALIDLRGFKHFVVVKGVRGSRVLVGDSILGLTEYSAQDFDKMWNGIYLAIGNPEDDRRPAFNLASDWGPWSKAPLEENVLTASAADATRGIPPIYQLRPEILLDVRVGTVQ, from the coding sequence ATGCGTGCGAAAATCGCCTTGATGGCGGTTGTCTGTGCTGTGACAACGAGCCCTTTGGTTGCCGGCACGGTCGGACTGACCCCTGATACGGCGGGTGCCAACTACCGCATACGCACCATGAGCTGGGCCGAAATCCCGTTCCGTTCGGTGATCCGCCAGCAATATGATTTCAGCTGCGGTTCTGCTGCCGTGGCGACGCTTTTGACCTATCACTACGGCATCAAAACCCCCGAGATCGACAGCTTCAAGGCAATGTGGGCAAAGGGTGACCAAGGCAAGATCCGTCAACTCGGGTTTTCCATGCTCGACATGAAAAGCTACCTTCAAACCCGTGGTCTGAAAGCGCAAGGCTATCGATTCAAAGTGGCCGACATCGCCAAGGCCAACCAACCTGGCATTGCCCTTATCGATCTGCGCGGATTCAAGCATTTCGTCGTTGTGAAAGGCGTTCGCGGAAGCCGCGTGTTGGTAGGTGATTCAATATTGGGGCTCACCGAATATTCGGCGCAAGATTTCGACAAGATGTGGAATGGCATCTATTTGGCAATCGGCAACCCCGAAGACGACCGCCGTCCCGCTTTCAATCTAGCGAGCGATTGGGGCCCTTGGTCTAAAGCGCCGCTCGAAGAAAATGTGCTTACCGCTTCGGCAGCGGACGCCACACGCGGTATTCCACCGATCTACCAGTTGAGACCGGAAATCCTGCTCGATGTCAGGGTTGGCACGGTTCAATAG
- a CDS encoding (2Fe-2S)-binding protein, with translation MSISLNVNGKAVSVDAEPDTPLLWVLREDVGLTGTKFGCGVAACGACSVHVDGEITRSCSIAIADVAGKNVTTIEGLKSADGTLHKVQQAWIDVQVPQCGYCQSGQIMAAVALIQQTGRPTDAQIDEAMTNICRCGTYPRIRKAIRAATGQAAAAVKGAA, from the coding sequence GTGTCGATTAGCCTGAATGTGAATGGTAAAGCGGTGTCTGTAGACGCCGAACCTGATACCCCGCTGCTTTGGGTTTTGCGCGAAGATGTTGGCCTGACCGGCACAAAATTCGGCTGCGGCGTGGCAGCCTGCGGAGCTTGTTCGGTTCATGTAGATGGCGAGATCACCCGTTCGTGCAGCATTGCCATTGCCGATGTCGCGGGCAAAAATGTCACCACGATCGAAGGTCTGAAGTCCGCCGACGGAACGCTCCACAAGGTGCAGCAAGCGTGGATCGACGTTCAGGTTCCGCAGTGCGGCTATTGCCAGTCGGGCCAGATCATGGCCGCAGTCGCGCTCATCCAGCAGACCGGCCGCCCCACCGATGCGCAGATTGACGAGGCGATGACCAATATCTGCCGCTGCGGCACCTATCCCCGCATCCGAAAAGCGATCCGCGCGGCCACTGGTCAGGCAGCGGCGGCGGTGAAGGGAGCAGCATGA
- a CDS encoding helix-turn-helix domain-containing protein: MLRLSGQTANPAARHTQTTLKFRKGEIIYAQGDPASDWYQVVSGTVRTCFLYRDGHRQLTGFYYGGDVFGIEAEKFRSSAEAVTPVTLTRRSKAIGFAIPAEQIPEASSILQSALNHAQSCISLLGRRTANERVAAFLLATAWRIGGRDSLNLPMTRADIADHLGLTIHTVSRTLSELARREIINLNGPQSITICNPQLLRLLADGEGRDSSHEQKDQIGALDCPTLAMAPATAFGR, translated from the coding sequence ATGCTCAGGCTTAGCGGTCAAACAGCCAATCCGGCTGCACGTCATACACAAACAACCCTGAAATTTCGCAAAGGCGAGATCATCTACGCTCAGGGAGACCCTGCAAGCGACTGGTATCAAGTGGTTTCCGGCACGGTGCGAACATGTTTTCTGTATCGCGACGGGCATCGGCAGTTGACTGGTTTCTATTATGGCGGCGACGTATTCGGCATTGAAGCAGAAAAGTTTCGCTCCTCTGCCGAGGCTGTGACTCCTGTGACATTAACCCGGAGAAGCAAGGCGATAGGTTTTGCAATTCCGGCAGAGCAAATTCCCGAAGCGAGCAGCATTCTGCAAAGCGCTTTGAACCACGCACAATCCTGTATTTCGCTTCTCGGGCGGAGAACCGCGAACGAGCGTGTGGCGGCTTTCCTTTTGGCGACTGCTTGGCGCATCGGTGGTCGCGACTCACTGAACCTGCCGATGACGCGCGCCGACATCGCCGACCATCTGGGTTTGACTATCCATACGGTAAGCCGCACCTTGTCCGAACTGGCGCGACGCGAGATCATAAACCTCAACGGGCCGCAGTCGATTACGATCTGCAACCCGCAGCTGCTGCGATTGCTTGCCGATGGAGAGGGCCGAGACTCGTCACACGAGCAAAAGGACCAGATAGGCGCTTTGGACTGTCCGACTTTGGCTATGGCTCCCGCAACAGCTTTTGGGAGATAA
- a CDS encoding response regulator transcription factor, with the protein MPELNLELQAENIWVANGFTGRVSFDDEEDNTVLHIDPQSGVPALTAREQQVLELVSQGLSAKETAQEIAIAPRTVERHIENVRLKLRARNRTHMVTLALELGLLHFDSAEAA; encoded by the coding sequence TTGCCTGAACTGAATTTAGAGCTGCAAGCTGAAAACATTTGGGTTGCAAACGGTTTTACTGGTCGCGTCAGTTTCGATGACGAAGAGGATAATACTGTGTTGCACATCGATCCGCAAAGCGGAGTCCCGGCCCTTACTGCCCGGGAACAACAGGTTTTGGAATTAGTATCGCAGGGGTTGTCAGCTAAAGAGACGGCGCAGGAAATCGCAATAGCGCCCCGCACGGTTGAGCGTCACATCGAAAATGTCAGATTGAAATTGCGGGCAAGAAATCGCACGCATATGGTGACTTTGGCACTCGAACTGGGTTTATTGCATTTCGACAGCGCGGAAGCTGCTTAA
- a CDS encoding XdhC family protein, whose product MTHCRQEDVADDIRPLLSGQLSSPHRFAIATLVAVDGPSPRDIGAQMLITEQQRWGFLSGGCVEDDVARHGGEVIETDKHRLLRYGEGSPWFDIKLACGAGISILVESARIDDPAISTLLSGYRDRKPVLWQSDGKTRNARFFDNAIPPLPAWDGSCFSAVFEPPLRLVIIGGDATALALAGLALHLETETVLVDPGGPMSAPFAGLAYLRSTTVEALPLDRWTAVAVVTHDRDSDESMLAAALSSDAFYVGAIGARSRLQSRVERLQQYGVSAAAIQRLRAPIGLYGLGKSPRDIALSIMSEVKRDFHSRSARARSEGVSISSIAPSSVVGR is encoded by the coding sequence TTGACACATTGCCGCCAAGAAGATGTTGCTGATGATATCCGTCCGCTATTGTCGGGCCAGTTATCCAGCCCGCATCGCTTTGCCATAGCGACCTTGGTGGCGGTAGATGGCCCTTCGCCGCGCGATATCGGCGCACAGATGCTGATTACCGAGCAGCAACGCTGGGGGTTTCTCTCCGGCGGTTGCGTGGAAGATGACGTCGCTCGCCATGGCGGCGAGGTTATCGAGACCGACAAGCATCGCTTGCTGCGCTATGGCGAAGGCAGCCCATGGTTTGATATCAAACTGGCCTGCGGTGCGGGTATTTCGATTCTGGTAGAGTCCGCGAGAATTGATGATCCTGCTATTTCAACGCTTCTGTCAGGATATCGCGACCGGAAACCCGTCCTTTGGCAAAGCGACGGCAAAACCCGCAACGCCCGTTTTTTCGATAATGCCATCCCACCCTTGCCCGCTTGGGATGGCAGCTGCTTCTCCGCAGTTTTTGAGCCACCGTTGAGGCTGGTCATCATTGGCGGCGATGCAACCGCATTGGCACTTGCAGGGCTTGCATTGCATCTTGAAACAGAAACGGTGCTGGTGGATCCGGGAGGGCCTATGAGTGCCCCCTTTGCCGGTTTGGCTTACCTGCGTTCAACCACAGTCGAAGCTCTTCCGCTCGATCGATGGACGGCAGTCGCTGTGGTTACCCATGACCGGGACAGTGACGAGAGTATGCTGGCAGCTGCATTGTCGTCGGACGCCTTTTATGTGGGTGCCATTGGTGCACGCAGTCGGCTGCAAAGCCGCGTTGAGCGATTACAGCAATACGGCGTTAGTGCAGCGGCCATTCAACGGTTACGCGCGCCAATTGGGCTTTACGGCCTTGGCAAATCGCCACGTGACATTGCACTGTCAATCATGTCTGAGGTCAAGCGGGACTTCCACAGCCGTTCAGCACGCGCCAGATCGGAGGGCGTGTCTATATCCAGTATCGCGCCTTCGTCAGTAGTTGGTAGATAG
- a CDS encoding transporter has translation MTRTFSGRSIRAALGCAVSVTAITIPTKAVAFDLDGDAESPGDVVSEPSVAEQLKLMRAEISAQREMIKVQNETIARQQAAIETLLNRTSGDFDLAQLRGTGIDQMPASAYLDSTDPLPGAPVGEAPPPEPAVEAMVAAVPEGQGVLTPKGRLTLDTSFEYTNSSANRLVFRGFELIPGLQVGLIEASDVDRDALVGTVALRYGITDRLEIEGRMPVMYRHDRIKVTQLRDEGIVRTLKLEESDIGDAEIALRYQVNAPTEQNRMIGIASLRVKSATGKSPFDVGFDSFGVATGLPTGSGFWGIQPGLSFLLPSDPVVIYGGMSFLYHLPKNVDRIVGDVLVGRVNPGDAASANIGFGFALNPRFSFSLGYNHTYIFPTEQIIGGTKQRSTHLQSGTFAFGMSYRLNERQSINFGLQLGATADAPGMSVVLRLPITF, from the coding sequence GTGACCCGCACATTTTCAGGACGCAGCATTCGCGCTGCTTTGGGTTGTGCCGTATCGGTGACAGCGATTACGATACCCACAAAGGCCGTGGCGTTTGATCTGGACGGAGATGCGGAAAGCCCGGGTGATGTTGTTTCCGAGCCAAGCGTCGCCGAGCAATTGAAACTGATGCGGGCAGAGATCAGCGCGCAGCGCGAAATGATCAAAGTTCAAAATGAAACCATCGCCCGCCAACAAGCAGCGATCGAGACACTCCTCAATCGCACTTCCGGCGATTTTGATCTGGCGCAGTTGAGAGGCACAGGAATCGACCAGATGCCGGCTTCTGCATATTTGGACTCCACCGATCCGCTCCCGGGTGCCCCGGTAGGTGAAGCGCCTCCGCCCGAACCGGCGGTCGAGGCTATGGTGGCGGCGGTTCCGGAAGGGCAGGGTGTGCTCACTCCAAAAGGCAGGCTGACTCTTGATACATCGTTCGAATATACCAACTCTTCCGCGAACAGGCTGGTCTTCAGGGGATTTGAACTGATTCCCGGGCTTCAGGTCGGGTTGATCGAGGCCAGCGACGTTGATCGCGATGCCTTGGTTGGCACCGTCGCGCTGCGGTACGGCATTACCGACCGGTTGGAAATAGAGGGCCGTATGCCGGTGATGTACCGTCACGACCGGATAAAGGTCACACAACTTCGCGACGAAGGTATCGTCCGTACGCTCAAACTCGAAGAGTCGGATATAGGCGACGCCGAAATAGCGCTGCGATACCAGGTCAACGCGCCGACCGAACAAAACCGGATGATCGGTATCGCCAGCCTGCGGGTCAAAAGCGCGACAGGAAAAAGCCCCTTTGACGTAGGTTTTGATTCCTTTGGTGTTGCAACCGGTTTGCCGACGGGTTCAGGTTTTTGGGGCATCCAGCCCGGTTTAAGCTTCCTTTTACCTTCCGATCCGGTGGTGATCTATGGCGGAATGAGCTTCCTCTATCACTTGCCTAAAAATGTCGATCGGATCGTCGGCGACGTCCTTGTCGGCCGGGTAAACCCCGGCGATGCGGCGAGCGCCAACATAGGATTTGGCTTCGCTCTCAATCCCCGCTTTTCCTTCTCGCTGGGCTACAATCACACCTATATTTTCCCCACCGAGCAGATCATCGGCGGAACCAAACAGCGGTCGACACATTTGCAGAGCGGCACCTTTGCCTTTGGCATGTCCTACCGGCTGAACGAGCGCCAATCGATCAACTTCGGCCTGCAACTGGGCGCAACCGCCGATGCACCGGGTATGTCGGTTGTACTGAGATTGCCAATCACATTTTAA